One Trichoderma atroviride chromosome 7, complete sequence DNA segment encodes these proteins:
- a CDS encoding uncharacterized protein (EggNog:ENOG41~CAZy:GT71~TransMembrane:1 (i21-38o)) — protein MMLGNQTLAHVGGYLHRRPRVVGTLFIATAVALYYFFIINGAGDAILEAIYESGTTNPSITSILRTSSEYRRIPIEPPFKYQFWEVGQRSRNLSQWITTLDSQWGSKLSKQDKHLLVHAIEETAVSLFPFLQPPDTKQDSTAPLSALRDSYTKGSKGIVISAGGSDSSVRFAGHLIASIRGVLGCTLPIQVAYAGENDLPKHRRDALSSLDKTHNTEFLDVWAFFDDAALQLRRGGWAIKPFAALASRFEQVIVLDADAVFLQSPDVLFEQRAYVNNGAYLFHDRLLWQHAFQDRHKWWKEQIKEPSPAMNKSLVWTKDYAEECDSGVVVLNKSRPEVLVGLLHIAWQNTYDVREEVSYKITYGDKETWWLGLELAGSSYEFEKHYGSIVGWGKEDDMENKTVCSFVIAHTDEEDKLLWYNGSLLKNKLVDPHNYEVPIFWMMDGKWEKGGKKDMSCMVDERAWWLNGDEISVLQHSIELAVQVDELLGLGEQN, from the coding sequence ATGATGCTTGGCAATCAGACGCTCGCTCATGTTGGCGGTTACCTTCATCGCCGGCCGAGGGTTGTAGGAACTTTGTTTATTGCTACTGCGGTTGCACTCTATTActttttcatcatcaatggCGCTGGCGACGCTATTCTGGAAGCCATCTACGAATCAGGTACAACTAATCCATCCATCACTTCTATTCTGAGAACGTCGAGCGAGTATCGCAGAATTCCCATCGAGCCTCCTTTTAAATATCAGTTTTGGGAGGTCGGGCAACGGTCGAGGAATTTGAGTCAATGGATTACCACTCTGGATAGCCAATGGGGATCTAAACTATCCAAGCAAGACAAGCATTTACTCGTTCATGCTATTGAGGAGACTGccgtctctctctttcccttcCTTCAACCACCGGATACGAAGCAAGACAGCACGGCGCCCCTGAGTGCCTTACGAGACTCCTACACCAAAGGCTCAAAAGGGATTGTAATCTCCGCTGGAGGGAGTGATTCATCAGTGAGATTTGCAGGACACTTGATTGCTTCCATCAGAGGTGTTCTTGGCTGCACACTGCCTATCCAAGTCGCCTACGCCGGGGAAAACGACCTACCGAAGCACCGTCGCGACGCCCTCTCATCGCTCGATAAAACACACAATACAGAGTTTTTGGATGTATGGGCTTTTTTTGACGATGCCGCTTTGCAGTTGCGAAGGGGGGGCTGGGCCATTAAGCCATTTGCAGCTCTAGCATCTAGATTTGAGCAAGTCATTGTActcgatgccgatgccgtgTTTCTACAGTCTCCCGACGTGCTCTTTGAACAGCGTGCCTACGTCAACAATGGGGCCTACTTGTTTCACGACCGGCTGTTGTGGCAACATGCGTTCCAAGACAGACACAAGTGGTGGAAAGAGCAGATCAAGGAGCCATCGCCGGCGATGAATAAGTCTCTAGTCTGGACTAAAGACTACGCAGAAGAATGTGACTCGGGAGTCGTCGTTCTCAACAAATCCCGGCCTGAGGTTTTGGTAGGCTTGCTTCATATAGCTTGGCAAAACACGTACGACGTCCGAGAGGAAGTCTCGTACAAGATTACGTATGGAGACAAAGAGACGTGGTGGCTTGGGTTGGAGCTTGCTGGATCGAGCTATGAATTCGAGAAGCACTACGGATCGATTGTTGGATGGGGAAAGGAAGACGACATGGAGAACAAGACTGTGTGTAGCTTTGTTATTGCCCATACggacgaagaggacaagCTGCTTTGGTATAACGGCAGTCTACTCAAGAACAAGCTGGTGGATCCGCACAACTACGAAGTTCCGATATtctggatgatggatgggaaATGGGAAAAGGGTGGGAAAAAGGACATGAGCTGCATGGTGGATGAACGAGCTTGGTGGTTGAATGGTGATGAGATTTCAGTGTTGCAACACAGTATTGAACTGGCCGTTCAAGTCGATGAGCTGTTGGGGCTGGGTGAGCAGAATTAA
- a CDS encoding uncharacterized protein (EggNog:ENOG41), whose product MTACASSDVDGAGDRLSLMQAGDHFQCHRPPPAASSLGNEDHEQEQLLAFSMHVPPYPPSNIDITASFANLAISAEPPTGIPSVDTALAHLKLLHAIHSLKEDVGYNDGLWGLWDDRADKDTGIILDGALPSGVNLDSLSKDEKNKLALSRLREKRWAIFLARAVDRYEAWWNAITRQKEMLTEADMMKTHGSRYIDFPTSGAPLPWSDDNIPPLDVLMVMHAHMLNPRAFLEDTTRTNMIEYWTAGMPWLPVNNAISTDFSYNANDEAKTNWVARTGLNWDNIADPMAKDLRCPWCKGGLKVPWTTCGTASESERAKGTIGNGYGDGNFSHDCPSCRQLITKEVLSLSKFIKDSSLVLSKTVPMPGTILSMVSGTPEIMPEPPYSIVYSRTFPNRLIQFELRSKILDLINPQAQHPSMVDVRELIEKATKDSQAKMATRKMMSRYWENFSPFALDLCGAVMRQGVFIDKMVKLDWLHSPAARATMGRLITKYDRFVTIMKKHPDKMAVPTLDVDLAWHTHQLTPRDYYAFTTKLTGKFIDHDDKIDENALSEAFEWTTKTYQSLYNEVYSECTCWYCEAVRESQCSKIGKFLNMSSSQKLADSFHASGSASLCPPDNSAHISAHNSIRTLETNPFVSAHARVRQKEKLDEAYKKACKRAEKKGRTLPARDQYYDYNHWGYPYYMYGPFMYPIYFTPGLYYGWDPCYVSSGQGAWANCAVGTCGNGNIAAGGCGGPGGCSAGGCGGAAGGCGSGGCGGGGCGGGGGCGGGGGGGGCGGGGGC is encoded by the exons ATGACCGCCTGCGCCTCGAGTGACGTCGACGGAGCTGGTGATCGCTTGTCGCTTATGCAAGCCGGAGATCATTTTCAATGTCATCGTCCGCCACCCGCCGCCTCGTCTTTAGGCAATGAGGATCATGAACAGGAACAGCTCTTGGCGTTCAGCATGCACGTTCCGCCGT ATCCGCCCAGCAACATCGACATCACAGCCTCGTTTGCAAATCTCGCCATCTCAGCCGAACCGCCAACCGGCATCCCCAGCGTAGACACAGCCCTCGCGCATCTGAAGCTCCTCCACGCCATCCACTCCCTCAAAGAAGACGTGGGCTACAACGATGGCCTCTGGGGCCTCTGGGACGACCGCGCCGACAAGGACACCGGCATCATCCTCGACGGGGCGCTGCCATCGGGAGTCAATCTGGACAGCCTCAGCAAGGATGAAAAGAACAAGCTGGCGCTCAGCCGTCTGCGCGAAAAGCGATGGGCCATCTTCCTTGCGCGAGCCGTGGATCGATATGAAGCATGGTGGAACGCCATTACCAGACAAAAGGAGATGCTGACCGAGGCGGACATGATGAAGACGCATGGCTCTAGATATATTGACTTTCCAACCAGTGGAGCGCCATTACCTTGGAGTGATGATAATATCCCACCCTTGG ACGTTCTAATGGTCATGCACGCCCACATGTTGAACCCCAGAGCCTTCCTAGAAGACACCACTCGCACAAACATGATTGAATACTGGACCGCCGgcatgccatggctgcccgTGAACAATGCCATCTCCACAGACTTTTCCTACAACGCGAATGATGAGGCGAAAACCAACTGGGTCGCACGGACAGGGCTCAACTGGGACAACATAGCAGACCCCATGGCCAAAGATCTTCGTTGTCCGTGGTGTAAGGGTGGCTTAAAGGTGCCATGGACAACCTGCGGAACAGCCTCGGAGTCAGAAAG AGCAAAAGGCACCATTGGAAACGGATACGGCGACGGAAACTTCTCTCACGACTGCCCCAGCTGCCGCCAGCTCATCACCAAAGAAgtcctctccctctccaaaTTCATCAAAGACTCCTCCCTAGTCCTCAGCAAAACCGTCCCCATGCCCGGAACCATCCTCTCCATGGTATCCGGCACACCAGAAATCATGCCCGAGCCGCCCTACTCAATCGTCTACTCGCGCACATTCCCCAACCGCCTGATCCAGTTCGAACTCCGCTCCAAGATCCTCGACCTCATCAACCCGCAAGCCCAGCACCCCTCCATGGTCGACGTGCGAGAGCTCATCGAAAAGGCCACCAAGGACAGCCAG GCCAAAATGGCCACCCGCAAGATGATGAGCCGCTACTGGGAAAACTTCTCGCCCTTTGCCCTCGACCTGTGCGGCGCCGTCATGCGCCAGGGCGTCTTCATCGACAAGATGGTCAAGCTCGACTGGCTTCACAGCCCGGCCGCGAGGGCCACCATGGGCCGCCTCATTACCAAGTACGACCGCTTCGTCACAATCATGAAGAAGCATCCTGACAAGATGGCCGTCCCGACGCTGGATGTGGATTTGGCCTGGCATACGCATCAACTCACACCGAGAGACTACTACGCCTTTACGACAAAGTTGACTGGGAAGTTCATCGACCACGACGACAAGATTGACGAAAACGCACTGAGCGAAGCATTCGAATGGACCACAAAGACATACCAAAGCCTCTACAACGAAGTATACAGCGAATGCACATGCTGGTACTGCGAAG CCGTCCGCGAATCGCAATGCTCCAAAATCGGTAAATTCCTCAACATGTCCTCCAGCCAAAAGCTCGCAGACTCCTTCCACGCCTCGGGCTCCGCCAGCCTCTGCCCGCCCGACAACTCGGCCCACATCTCGGCGCACAACTCGATCCGCACGCTCGAGACGAATCCCTTTGTCAGCGCCCACGCGCGCGTCCGGCAAAAGGAGAAGCTCGACGAGGCCTACAAGAAGGCGTGCAAGCGGGCCGAAAAAAAGGGCAGGACGCTGCCGGCCAGGGACCAGTACTATGATTACAATCACTGGGGGTATCCGTATTACA TGTACGGTCCGTTCATGTATCCCATCTACTTCACCCCCGGCCTCTACTACGGCTGGGACCCGTGCTACGTCTCCTCAGGACAAGGTGCCTGGGCAAACTGCGCTGTTGGAACCTGTGGCAACGGCAAcattgctgctggtggctgcGGAGGTCCAGGAGGATGCTCTGCT GGTGGCTGTGGCGGAGCAGCTGGTGGATGCGGCTCCGGCGGCTGTGGAGGCGGCGGatgtggaggaggaggaggatgtggaggtggcggcggcggcggaggatgcggcggtggtggtggatgtTAA